The DNA window TATGATGCACATGGCcataatttcatttaataaaaattataaaatgagtatcaaaattgctgatttaaaattaaaacgagattaaatttttgtattgtcataggaaaacgaaattCGCTACTTCTGCCACTCGCTTtcatacactcaaaaaaaagtaaacgttatgcctattgattttacacatagatttttgcaattaacggaggcatatagacactatttgctggcacataaacctaatgtgtgtatttacaagaaatattaatcttacattcacatttcataactattgggcacataaaaccccattctataacaatatgcacatataacttatgtgtgttcatacatagtttatacagttgacacatagaagatatgtgtgcgcgagataacaatagcatttcttcttcatatgaattttaagcggtttgaagcaaatagaattaacgtttggatttttttcagtgtagaatcGAAAGAAGAGGTCGGCTTTGTCTTTTTTATTTGGCTTTGCATGTATATAGTAATGAAAGAGGCAGCAAAAAGACGAAGATGAATCCAGTGGGTTTCATCGTTCATTGAAaatatatgagaattttaaGCCCTGCTGCGGAATATTCATATATTATACAgtataaaaatgcataaaaattaaaaaacccgAAAAGTCCGAATTGTTATACTTCGCTTACATATACTACATAACATGGCGAATCTAATCATGCTGAGTTTTGGTTCACAAAGTTGCacaatttttagaaattttataataaaaaaaagcattttttaaagaaaaatagaTTTATATCCCGATGCACATGTCATACATCATCGGAGTGTTTGGAAAAGTTATGTGTTTTGACGATATCtgaaactttctagaacataccaatgcagaaaaaaataagttgtagaagagaaagttaaaaagcTGATTTTGAGGTGCAACGTACTCTTAAGGAAAAAAAGGATGGCGGATATGTTCATCAAAATAAATTGCTCTACAAgattccgtgcaaaaaaaaaattgttgttaagcaatttgtttttaaaaatgacccttgcaccttaagaaaaattaaggtgtttatcctaaaagatgtaggatgtagtcctaggaaactttcctgaagacatcaaagcatgaaaacatctgtgaagCTCAGGAAACTCTTTTTTCAGCTTCGCCCCACTGCGCAACGTCAACTGATTTTGCAGTCTTACGAGGAATGCTCCGTCCGTCACCTTTAAACATCTGACTTCGAATGATATTACAGACCAATTTTCAGTGAACCTATATTTAGAATTTCACAAAATTGTTCTGTTTGTACTCCATATCTGAAATAGGCCTGGAAAATTTCGGTTCTCTGCGTCGCATTGGAAAGATAGTATATACATACTTAGAACTTCAATAAAATTTGGTTAAAATTTCTCCTTCTGATGTGGTAATTCTGCTTAATTTTTCATCGATGTATTTCATACTCACGCACATTGGGGACCGATCCATTatttacgtaacgcaaaaattgcttaGAACTAACTCCGCCTCTCCCTATTTaataaattgtcacaaatttctttacaCCCCCACCTCTCCCACTAGTACGAAACAAATTCTTTGAACAAGTTGTTTTCATCagtaaaacatgttacgtaacgctCTAGCTTACTCCTCCTCCCCCAGACGTCATAATATGTCACATGTTGTCGAGCGCACTTTCCTCtagtgttacgtaatttatgaatggtccattGTCTGAATAAATAAGTTTGCGGGTCTGCAACccgtcgatttttggagtgattgcgtAGCTTTTCTTTATagaagaaaggcaaaacatattTGCTTCTGGCAACCCTGGTCTCGATTAACTTGGGATCGCAAAAGCAAACTGTCAATTTTCGCTTTGATTGAAATTTTTGGATGAAgagttactcgccaatcacaactgttgatagtaaacaaaagtgaaaaattttctATTTCGGCGACTGCTGTGACCTGCACTTGGTCAATATAAGTTGTTAGTCATGAAAGGAATTAGTCGAAATGTGTTTTATTTAGCTGgcttgaatgaaaaaaatatgtgaatttGAAATGATGTCaatagccccggtctcccctaccgcTTAACCTGAGAAGCAGTGAACACTGCCATGTAACTATGCGTTTGGAAAAGATATTTTAACGGTCTCTCTTCCTCATTCGTCTAgggatcaaaaataaaattttgtatCTTCACTGCTCACGCTGTGCGTCAAGTTAAATGTTAAAGAAAGTCGTATCGAGGTGTATTTCTCATTTTATGCTTTATGTACAGGTGTGGAGTTCTATGTAGCTATTCTATCCCAGGTATATGACCTTTAATCTAGCTGTTACTTGAAGGTTGCTAAACTACGATCAAACTTCTATTTCAAGGATTACATCTGGTAAACAAATCGTGTGTTGGCCTTCCTATCTAATCACTTCgtccaaatttatttttaaatctcATGCAAATCTATTTTTTCTTCCAATTTCATGTGACCGTTCTCGCCGTTCAACTACGACGCTGTCGATGCtgatgatgctgctgctgctgctactactACCCCGATGTTGCTAAAAAACCACTGCAGCCGGACAGTCCGTACCAAGGAGGTGTATTCTTCTTAACTATACATTTCCCCACAGATTATCCATTCAAACCACCCAAAGTGGCTTTTACAACACGCATATATCACCCTAACATAAACAGTAATGGTTCGATTTGCCtcgacattttacgatctcaaTGGTCACCTGCATTAACTATATCGAAAGGTAAGTGTCACCGGCGTATTTTCTTGCGGTTCCTGTTGGGATTGTTTATGATAAATTATTGCACGCCTTTAACATGAAAGTTTGTAAAAGAGCGAAACACTCACCTTGTTCACTGAAAGAATGCTAATAATAAAACGATACAGCGTTAAAGGTAACAAGAGATAAATACGTTAAAAGAAGAACCAGTTGTTagataaattagttatgaaatttgcgtttcaacttcgtttcatcagaatccgatactaacttagtgactgGGTTAAGCTAGTCTAGTTTTTAAATGACACCGCTAACATAGGATTGGTTGGGGTTGCTATGAATAATATGTTCAACCGAAGTTCTACAAGGCCATGGTGCATGCGTCATAATTGTTAGTGGTGCTGTACAGAGACGGCCTTTAAAACGTGGTATTCATGATACAAGCATACGGCCAGTATACGTTTTGAGACATGCCCTTCTTATATAAGGGCTTTTATGTTCTACAACATTGCCAAAGACGCAAAGCTTCTATCTGTTCAAAATGGAAAGGGAGGTTTTGAAAAGGACCTTACATACCAATATGGAACATGATGGTCGACTCAAAACATCCGCCTTAACGATTCCAATAAATTTGTCAAATATTAAAGAGGGTAAAACGTGTTATTAAAATTCAATTAACGTCATGAATGCATAAACTGTCCCATGTGCAATGAAATACCCTATACACATGATCAATTATGCGTATAGCGGCAATGTAATTTACAATAAGAATGTATCCGTGTTAAATTTCCCCCGAGTGTGCATGTACTACTCAGGTATTATACggttcatttattcaattataaTATTTGCTCCCATCCCGCGATATTGTTGCAATGCTAATATTGGTTTCTTTCTCCCATTCCAGTGTTGTTATCTATTTGCTCTCTGCTATGTGATCCTAATCCAGACGATCCACTCGTACCAGAGATTGCTAGAATATACAAAACCGATCGGGAAAAGTATAATGAGCTTGCGCGGGAGTGGACAAGAAAGTATGCTATGTGATGCGTTCCAGAAGATAActtagaaatcaacaaaaacaacaacaacaacagcaaccagAGAACCAACAGTAACCACAGCAACAGCAAGCAACACCCACTTGTATCAGAATTTCTACTTGTTCTACTCCTTCTACTACTACTGCTCCACCCATTGCCACTCATTCGCAATGATGATGCCGAGGATAATGAAGCTGTCGTCGTCACTGCAATTGACAGTGGTGATGGCCTTTCCGATAGCAGCAGTGACAGTGTGACTCCCTCTTTTTCTTCGATTACGACAATCGGCCCGAGTTTCCGTCGCCGGTCCCTCCTCCCTGTTTCCTGCCGTCGTTGTCGTCGCCGTCACCGTACTCGTCCCTGTAACTGTAAACATCCACGCACCGATCATTGGCTGGATGGACGCCAGGAGTACCGAGGAGATGAGCAGCAGCAAGAACAACAACAATATGCAAACGATACGTTTTCTATTATTTATTAACATACATACCAACAGATTAATGTCATGATAATCAGCTGGATAACAACAAGAAAAAAGAACAAGATCCTGAACCCGCTACTGCAGAAGAAAgctgaaaacaaaagaaaaacagTAAATAAATCTATTGATTACTCGTAAAAAAAACCAATAACCACTGAGATGATCGTTTCGACGGCGATTGTGCGCGTTGATTTCTTGAACAATTCCTGTAGAACCCCTTTCTCCGTCTGTGTATAATAGTGAAAAAAATGCGAACATAACTTGGCTGTACCTCCTAGGAGCTAAAACTGCGTCACGTTACGTTGGGGTATTTTCCGTTCTCCAGTTTTCTACTCTTCTAGTATCTATCGTGTTTAGTTTTGCTTGCGTTAGCTTGCCACACATTTGTGAATTCTATTTGTTAGTcgatttatttttttcgcttttcccgTTCTAGCTAGTTTTGGCACCTTGCCATAGGCAACGGAATacgattgttatttttttttgctatttttcttCCCTCATGCGCAAAATTGATGAGGGAATCTTACGGAACGATACCTTTGATCGCTTTCTCTTCTGAAACCGCAAATTGTGAAGTCATAAAATAACATAAATAGTCAACAGGAAATCTTACGTCGGATGAATTTGTATTTTAGGTTCGTTTAGAGAAATCTACCCATACTCTTCGTACATTGGAAACGGAAATGCTGCAAATTTTGAATTGTACTAAGACGCAGCATTTCGCAAGCCAGAAGGAGATACAAGATACTGAGATAGTGAGATTCGCGAACAGAACTTAATGAATGTAAAACAGCTACAGTTTGAAGGATAAAAAAACATGTGTGAAATTGAAGTAAAGTAAAAAAACAACAGATACAAGAAAAAccctataattaatttttattagaCTTTTTTAATTAGATTAATTATTACTATTACTGCTATCTTATTACTAAACACATGAAAATATTACTGGAAGTAAAGCGAAACAAGAAAGATACAAAACCCAGATGGAACGTGTTTTTGTTCACAGAAGTCTCCTCGTAGCACCGCAGGGACCGAAAATCCCACGTTATTATGGGCCGCTTATTTAGAGACTTACAAATTACTTTTCCCTTGGGAAAGCTTTAGATTTTATTTGTATGAATTTCACTCTAAAGtgtcaaaaaaccaaaaaaaaaaaaatgcttggaACTTCGCTATCATGAAATTGGAAGGACAGAAAAATCTCATGAATCGAATGCAAGTAGGTCCTATAAACCACATTCTTCTTCTGTTCTCCTCGTTAACCCAAAAGTATTTACTTGGATGAAATAATTGAGCAGTTATAATGTATTATTGTATACACTCAGACATTTTTTCTGTTATAGAAACAATCTTATACCCTTTATTAGAGCAAACTTGAGTAATTCTTGGTAATTTGCACTCGGACATTCGTGGGAATTTTTCCCATAAGAAACTTTGAGTTGCATGTTTATAAACCACCGGCAAATAATTATGTAGGATTTTGGGTTTCGGATTTGCACTGCGCAGCGGCAAAATGTAGCATTAAAAGTGGATTTTAGTAATTTGTTTTTTACTGATCAAATATTAATTTAGATGCAGCAGTATTTTAGTACAGAGAAATTCGACTTATCATCAATGATTCTCTTCTTTattcatttcgagaaaaatgaaaTATCTGGCCCTATTCCCACAGTCACGTCAGCTAGTAGTCACTAATAGGGGAATAGGGCCAGCTATTTAATGACCATCGACAACAGCTTATGTTTTAATCCTTTTCCAAAAACCACACACACAGTTTGTGGATTGTTGACGTTCTGTGGTCATATCAGTAATTCAGGGTCCATTATCGCTGAACTCAGATAGGAATGCACTCTTGAACGACACATGTGTGGTAGGGGAATATTTCATCAATCGAGTATACTTACCTCTGCAAGGCCTGTCCTGTTGTGAAGTGGCGAATAATGTATGAATTGCATTTTGCTGATTACAGAATTTCGATTCAAACTTTTTAGTGTGGATAGTGCAGTATTTTTGTGTTGAGAACTATAGTATATGGGAACTGTGAataagacggacacatggttattttagggagggggtcgtttggcataattttgagaattgatcacgtgatccactcgtttgcccggattactctgACACAGGGGCtataaattagtttaagtccgacagAGCAACAGCGATCTACACTTCATCAGCCGTAAATACACAGGAGAGTGATAAAACGGGCCTTTACTGTTCTGGTATCATTTATTTTCAGCAACACATGGATTGTCTCTATCATCACAATATTATCCCTTTGATTTCATTACTCATTATATGGACTATATTGTTTTATATTACTCATTAACATAATTAAATTCATGGCATTCATTATAT is part of the Topomyia yanbarensis strain Yona2022 chromosome 1, ASM3024719v1, whole genome shotgun sequence genome and encodes:
- the LOC131684955 gene encoding ubiquitin-conjugating enzyme E2-17 kDa isoform X1; the encoded protein is MALKRINKELQDLGRDPPAQCSAGPVGDDLFHWQATIMGPPDSPYQGGVFFLTIHFPTDYPFKPPKVAFTTRIYHPNINSNGSICLDILRSQWSPALTISKVLLSICSLLCDPNPDDPLVPEIARIYKTDREKYNELAREWTRKYAM
- the LOC131684955 gene encoding ubiquitin-conjugating enzyme E2-17 kDa isoform X2 — encoded protein: MGPPDSPYQGGVFFLTIHFPTDYPFKPPKVAFTTRIYHPNINSNGSICLDILRSQWSPALTISKVLLSICSLLCDPNPDDPLVPEIARIYKTDREKYNELAREWTRKYAM